A DNA window from Zingiber officinale cultivar Zhangliang chromosome 3A, Zo_v1.1, whole genome shotgun sequence contains the following coding sequences:
- the LOC122051887 gene encoding eukaryotic translation initiation factor 3 subunit L-like encodes MASSYDYDDGSLDTRYARPPSSGQGGGGAAELSYDPNFVPDSVKTFVVHLYRHIREKNVYEIHQMYEGSFQRLSDRMFRENPWPSVEAIAPYVDNDHVFCLLYREMWFRHVYARLAPTGQQRVESWDNYCSLFGVVLHGVVSMQLPNQWLWDMVDEFVYQFQSYCQYRAKLKNKTEEELQFLRQYDQAWNIYGVLNYLQALVEKSSIVDILEREKEGLEQFTATDGYDYEGGTSNVLKMLGYYSMIGLLRVHCLLGDYHTGLKCLAPIDISQQGVYMIVIGSHISTIYHYGFANLMLRRYVEAIREFNKILLYILKYKQYHQKSPQYDQILKKNEQMYALLAICLSLCPQNNIIEENVIIQLRDKYNEKMTKMLRYDDEAYTVYDELFTYACPKFITSSAPVLEEPLINYNQDAYRLQLKLFLYEVKQQQSLSSLRSFLKLYSAISIGKLAAYMEVDESTMRTILMAYKHKMHSVASDGKIIPNADIDFYISEDIIHVVESKPSKLYGDYFLRQILKFEEMISELDRVKLD; translated from the exons CGCCGCCGAGCTCAGCTACGACCCTAACTTCGTGCCGGATTCCGTGAAGACTTTCGTCGTCCACCTGTATCGCCACATCCGTGAGAAGAACGTGTACGAGATCCACCAGATGTACGAGGGAAGCTTCCAGAGGCTTAGCGACCGCATGTTCCGCGAGAACCCCTGGCCCTCCGTCGAGGCCATCGCCCCCTATGTCGACAACGACCATGTCTTTTGTCTCCTTTATCGCGAGATGTGGTTCCGCCACGTCTACGCCCGGCTCGCACCCACGGGGCAGCAGCGAGTGGAGTCGTGGGACAACTATTGCAGTCTCTTCGGCGTGGTGCTCCATGGGGTCGTTAGCATGCAGCTGCCGAACCAGTGGCTGTGGGATATGGTGGATGAGTTCGTCTACCAGTTCCAATCCTATTGCCAGTACCGAGCCAAACTTAAGAACAAGACCGAGGAGGAGTTGCAGTTTCTGCGGCAGTACGATCAG GCATGGAATATATATGGAGTATTGAATTACTTGCAAGCTTTGGTTGAGAAATCAAGTATTGTTGATATCTTGGAAAGGGAGAAAGAAGGCCTGGAACAATTCACTGCTACTGATGGTTATGATTATGAAGGTGGAACTAGCAATGTCCTCAAAATGCTTGGTTATTACAGCATGATTGGTTTGCTGAGAGTTCATTGCCTTTTGGGAGATTATCATACTGGGTTGAAGTGTTTGGCCCCTATTGACATCAGCCAACAAGGCGTTTACATGATTGTGATCGGAAGCCACATATCTACCATATATCATTATGGGTTTGCAAACCTAATGCTGAGAAG GTATGTTGAAGCAATACGAGAATTCAATAAAATCCTACTATATATTCTAAAGTACAAGCAGTATCATCAGAAGTCGCCACAGTATGATCAGATACTTAAGAAAAATGAACAGATGTATGCCCTATTGGCTATTTGTCTATCTTTATGTCCACAAAACAACATCATTGAGGAGAATGTAATCATTCAATTGAGGGATAAATACAATGAGAAGATGACAAAGATGCTAAGGTATGATGATGAAGCATACACTGTGTATGACGAGCTCTTTACATATGCATGCCCAAAATTTATCACCTCATCAGCTCCTGTTCTTGAGGAGCCTCTAATAAATTACAACCAG GATGCTTACAGGCTCCAGTTGAAATTGTTTCTCTATGAAGTAAAGCAGCAACAGTCACTATCTAGTCTGCGCAGTTTCTTGAAGTTATACTCGGCCATATCAATTGGGAAACTTGCTGCATATATGGAAGTGGATGAATCCACTATGAG AACAATCTTGATGGCGTACAAGCACAAGATGCATTCTGTTGCTAGTGATGGAAAGATTATTCCTAATGCAGATATAGACTTCTACATCAGTGAG GACATCATTCATGTAGTGGAGTCCAAACCATCAAAGCTCTATGGTGACTACTTTTTGCGTCAGATCTTAAAG TTTGAGGAGATGATCAGCGAACTGGACAGAGTAAAGCTGGACTGA